The following coding sequences lie in one Apium graveolens cultivar Ventura chromosome 1, ASM990537v1, whole genome shotgun sequence genomic window:
- the LOC141673504 gene encoding protein FAR1-RELATED SEQUENCE 5-like, translating into MYVNYQKKKRHWEVTSLELVHNHGLVSPSKMNLVQRERHVNTATRSLIKTLYGSGVRNCQVINMIGNIHGGNDKVGFNVQHVRNVLRDERKKMFEISDAQAGLDLLHRLNKESGSKYFIRTEVDEENRLKCLVWIDPRCVMAYQNFGDVMAFDTTYRTNRYAMPFVPITGVNHHYQSVIFGSALMRDEHASTFEWILRTWLEGVGNNPPLTIITDQDQVMASAIAVVLPNTTHLLCSLHISQKFPEKLAHYYSAFPEFKTDFNNCIYISLTECIFEARWASFVEKYHLQDHKWLNGLYELKHKWIPAYTRNKFSAFQNSTSRSEGMNSFFDKYVSSATGLKEFIENAQKALARQFMREKEEDYVTINLKRPIKLHTTLEYHASCIYTKEMFKRFQDELVESSKYFVEKDRRASEEGEGMGDVYTYYSCYRPMSEPTRRNVYFVAFEKASSLGMCTRRNVYFVAFEKASSLGMCTWTMHDNRVAGVLPYNLDVGQSHEMTSTDRFNSITMLTMSFCQSSIASKERYDYAVGVMNREIPILERMSVDGIKSYESNSHAPNASAHEEPILDPIMSQTTGRKKDVRFKSPIESIGKKEKPPRRCTYCQMEGHDKRKCASRLEDLKNVQESQYN; encoded by the coding sequence ATGTAtgtcaattatcaaaagaaaaaacgTCACTGGGAGGTAACTAGCCTTGAATTGGTACACAACCACGGTCTTGTTTCCCCTAGTAAGATGAATTTGGTACAACGAGAAAGACATGTCAACACCGCGACCCGTAGTTTGATTAAAACGCTTTATGGTTCGGGGGTTCGTAATTGTCAAGTGATAAATATGATTGGTAACATTCATGGAGGTAATGACAAAGTTGGTTTCAATGTTCAACATGTTAGGAATGTGTTAAGAGACGAGAGGAAGAAAATGTTTGAGATTAGTGACGCCCAAGCGGGGTTGGACTTGTTGCATAGGTTGAATAAAGAAAGTggttctaaatattttattaggaCTGAAGTCGATGAAGAGAATCGCTTGAAATGTCTAGTATGGATTGATCCGAGATGTGTAATGGCTTACCAAAATTTTGGCGATGTTATGGCTTTTGATACCACTTATCGGACAAATAGGTATGCAATGCCATTTGTCCCAATTACCGGAGTCAATCATCATTATCAATCGGTAATTTTCGGGTCTGCATTGATGCGGGATGAACACGCGTCGACTTTTGAGTGGATTCTTCGTACTTGGCTTGAAGGTGTGGGGAATAATCCTCCATTGACTATAATCACGGATCAAGATCAAGTCATGGCAAGCGCTATTGCGGTTGTACTCCCGAATACTACCCATTTATTGTGTTCTTTGCACATTAGTCAAAAATTCCCCGAGAAATTAGCTCATTATTATTCGGCTTTTCCGGAATTCAAGACGGACTTCAACAATTGCATTTATATATCTCTCACCGAATGTATTTTTGAAGCTAGATGGGCGTCGTTTGTGGAAAAGTATCACTTGCAAGATCATAAATGGTTAAATGGGTTATATGAGTTGAAGCACAAGTGGATTCCTGCATATACTAGAAACAAATTTTCGGCGTTTCAAAATAGTACATCGAGGAGTGAGGGGATGAATTCTTTCTTTGATAAGTATGTGAGTTCGGCAACGGGTTTGAAGGAATTCATTGAAAATGCCCAAAAAGCATTGGCAAGGCAATTCATGAGGGAGAAGGAAGAAGATTATGTCACCATTAATCTAAAACGTCCCATTAAATTGCATACCACATTGGAGTATCATGCTTCTTGTATCTACACTAAGGAAATGTTTAAAAGATTTCAAGATGAATTGGTTGAGTCTTCAAAATACTTTGTTGAAAAAGACCGACGAGCTAGTGAAGAAGGGGAGGGAATGGGGGATGTTTATACGTACTATAGTTGTTATAGGCCCATGTCCGAGCCTACGAGAAGAAATGTTTATTTTGTGGCATTCGAAAAAGCAAGCTCTTTGGGAATGTGTACGAGAAGAAATGTTTATTTTGTGGCATTCGAAAAAGCAAGCTCTTTGGGAATGTGTACGTGGACAATGCATGACAATAGAGTTGCTGGTGTGTTGCCTTACAATTTGGATGTTGGACAAAGTCATGAGATGACCTCAACCGATCGATTTAATAGCATAACAATGTTAACCATGAGTTTTTGTCAAAGTAGCATTGCATCCAAGGAACGGTATGATTATGCCGTTGGAGTGATGAATCGAGAAATACCAATTCTCGAAAGAATGAGCGTTGATGGAATTAAATCTTACGAAAGCAATTCGCATGCTCCAAATGCAAGTGCTCATGAAGAACCAATTCTTGACCCTATTATGTCCCAAACTACAGGGAGGAAGAAGGACGTTCGTTTCAAAAGTCCCATAGAATCGATTGGTAAAAAGGAGAAGCCGCCAAGAAGGTGCACTTATTGTCAAATGGAaggccatgataaaagaaagtgTGCTAGTAGACTAGAAGATCTTAAAAATGTTCAAGAATCGCAATATAAT
- the LOC141664075 gene encoding leucine carboxyl methyltransferase 1 homolog isoform X3, with product MGGESGSNRAAVQATNDDASASKLSCIKKGYMKDDYIHLFVKRPIRRSPIINRGYFARWAAFRKLLYQFLICELNGDGSHTRKQILSLGAGFDTTFFNLQDDGKAPHLYVELDFKEVTCKKAALIESCTQLRDKVGGSASISREQGEVLGDHYKLLPVDLRDIDKLDHILKLASLDPSLPTFIIAECVLIYLDPESSRSLVGWASKTFSTAIFFLYEQIHPDDAFGQQMIMNLESRGCALLGINDTPTLRAKEKLFLDQGWQLAGFVIFPTRFGSGDDLECCFSGL from the exons ATGGGCGGCGAATCTGGCAGCAACAGAGCAGCTGTTCAGGCCACCAACGACGATGCTTCCGCTAGTAAACT ATCTTGCATCAAGAAAGGATACATGAAAGATGACTATATTCATTTGTTTGTTAAAAGGCCTATAAGGAGATCTCCCATAATTAATCGTG GTTATTTTGCGCGTTGGGCTGCTTTTCGGAAGCTTCTATATCAGTTTCTGATTTGTGAATTGAATGGTGATGGAAGCCATACAAGGAAACAGATATTGTCGCTTGGAGCTGGCTTCGATACAACCTTCTTTAATTTGCAG GATGATGGTAAAGCACCACATCTGTACGTGGAACTCGATTTTAAGGAG GTGACTTGTAAGAAGGCAGCTCTTATTGAAAGCTGTACACAGTTAAGAGACAAAGTTGGTGGATCAGCGTCAATTTCTCGAG AGCAAGGAGAAGTACTCGGTGATCACTATAAGCTACTTCCTGTTGATTTGCGTGACATTGATAAGTTAGACCATATCTTAAAATTGGCTTCTTTAGACCCAAG CTTGCCAACATTTATAATTGCAGAATGCGTTTTAATATACTTGGATCCAGAATCAAGTCGCAGTCTAGTTGGTTGGGCTTCAAAAACATTTTCTACAGCAATATTTTTCTTGTATGAGCAG ATACACCCGGATGATGCTTTTGGTCAGCAGATGATTATGAATTTGGAG AGTCGAGGCTGTGCACTACTGGGCATAAATGATACACCAACCTTACGTGCAAAGGAAAAACTTTTTCTAGATCAGGGATGGCAG TTGGCAGGCTTTGTTATTTTTCCAACTAGATTTGGTTCGGGTGATGATCTGGAATGTTGCTTTTCTGGACTTTGA
- the LOC141664075 gene encoding leucine carboxyl methyltransferase 1 homolog isoform X1: MGGESGSNRAAVQATNDDASASKLSCIKKGYMKDDYIHLFVKRPIRRSPIINRGYFARWAAFRKLLYQFLICELNGDGSHTRKQILSLGAGFDTTFFNLQDDGKAPHLYVELDFKEVTCKKAALIESCTQLRDKVGGSASISREQGEVLGDHYKLLPVDLRDIDKLDHILKLASLDPSLPTFIIAECVLIYLDPESSRSLVGWASKTFSTAIFFLYEQIHPDDAFGQQMIMNLESRGCALLGINDTPTLRAKEKLFLDQGWQRATAWDMLKVYRNFIEAQEKRRIERLELFDEFEEWHMMQEHYCVACAINDAMGLFVDFGFPKDETLSGSTLTGSP; encoded by the exons ATGGGCGGCGAATCTGGCAGCAACAGAGCAGCTGTTCAGGCCACCAACGACGATGCTTCCGCTAGTAAACT ATCTTGCATCAAGAAAGGATACATGAAAGATGACTATATTCATTTGTTTGTTAAAAGGCCTATAAGGAGATCTCCCATAATTAATCGTG GTTATTTTGCGCGTTGGGCTGCTTTTCGGAAGCTTCTATATCAGTTTCTGATTTGTGAATTGAATGGTGATGGAAGCCATACAAGGAAACAGATATTGTCGCTTGGAGCTGGCTTCGATACAACCTTCTTTAATTTGCAG GATGATGGTAAAGCACCACATCTGTACGTGGAACTCGATTTTAAGGAG GTGACTTGTAAGAAGGCAGCTCTTATTGAAAGCTGTACACAGTTAAGAGACAAAGTTGGTGGATCAGCGTCAATTTCTCGAG AGCAAGGAGAAGTACTCGGTGATCACTATAAGCTACTTCCTGTTGATTTGCGTGACATTGATAAGTTAGACCATATCTTAAAATTGGCTTCTTTAGACCCAAG CTTGCCAACATTTATAATTGCAGAATGCGTTTTAATATACTTGGATCCAGAATCAAGTCGCAGTCTAGTTGGTTGGGCTTCAAAAACATTTTCTACAGCAATATTTTTCTTGTATGAGCAG ATACACCCGGATGATGCTTTTGGTCAGCAGATGATTATGAATTTGGAG AGTCGAGGCTGTGCACTACTGGGCATAAATGATACACCAACCTTACGTGCAAAGGAAAAACTTTTTCTAGATCAGGGATGGCAG AGAGCTACTGCTTGGGACATGCTGAAAGTGTATAGAAATTTTATTGAAGCTCAAGAAAAGCGAAG GATAGAAAGATTGGAGCTGTTTGATGAATTTGAAGAATGGCACATGATGCAG GAGCACTATTGTGTGGCTTGTGCAATCAACGATGCAATG GGTCTATTTGTGGATTTTGGTTTTCCTAAAGATGAGACCTTGTCTGGTTCCACCTTGACGGGTTCCCCATGA
- the LOC141664075 gene encoding leucine carboxyl methyltransferase 1 homolog isoform X2 — MGGESGSNRAAVQATNDDASASKLSCIKKGYMKDDYIHLFVKRPIRRSPIINRGYFARWAAFRKLLYQFLICELNGDGSHTRKQILSLGAGFDTTFFNLQDDGKAPHLYVELDFKEVTCKKAALIESCTQLRDKVGGSASISREQGEVLGDHYKLLPVDLRDIDKLDHILKLASLDPSLPTFIIAECVLIYLDPESSRSLVGWASKTFSTAIFFLYEQIHPDDAFGQQMIMNLESRGCALLGINDTPTLRAKEKLFLDQGWQALLFFQLDLVRVMIWNVAFLDFDASGPLTKPLQLKS, encoded by the exons ATGGGCGGCGAATCTGGCAGCAACAGAGCAGCTGTTCAGGCCACCAACGACGATGCTTCCGCTAGTAAACT ATCTTGCATCAAGAAAGGATACATGAAAGATGACTATATTCATTTGTTTGTTAAAAGGCCTATAAGGAGATCTCCCATAATTAATCGTG GTTATTTTGCGCGTTGGGCTGCTTTTCGGAAGCTTCTATATCAGTTTCTGATTTGTGAATTGAATGGTGATGGAAGCCATACAAGGAAACAGATATTGTCGCTTGGAGCTGGCTTCGATACAACCTTCTTTAATTTGCAG GATGATGGTAAAGCACCACATCTGTACGTGGAACTCGATTTTAAGGAG GTGACTTGTAAGAAGGCAGCTCTTATTGAAAGCTGTACACAGTTAAGAGACAAAGTTGGTGGATCAGCGTCAATTTCTCGAG AGCAAGGAGAAGTACTCGGTGATCACTATAAGCTACTTCCTGTTGATTTGCGTGACATTGATAAGTTAGACCATATCTTAAAATTGGCTTCTTTAGACCCAAG CTTGCCAACATTTATAATTGCAGAATGCGTTTTAATATACTTGGATCCAGAATCAAGTCGCAGTCTAGTTGGTTGGGCTTCAAAAACATTTTCTACAGCAATATTTTTCTTGTATGAGCAG ATACACCCGGATGATGCTTTTGGTCAGCAGATGATTATGAATTTGGAG AGTCGAGGCTGTGCACTACTGGGCATAAATGATACACCAACCTTACGTGCAAAGGAAAAACTTTTTCTAGATCAGGGATGGCAG GCTTTGTTATTTTTCCAACTAGATTTGGTTCGGGTGATGATCTGGAATGTTGCTTTTCTGGACTTTGATGCCAGTGGGCCTTTGACTAAGCCACTACAACTAAAGAGCTAA